A section of the Paenibacillus odorifer genome encodes:
- a CDS encoding nicotinate phosphoribosyltransferase, which translates to MKRELALHTDKYQINMMYAHWVNGSHKRKAVFEAYFRKLPFGNGYAVFAGLERIVGYIGGLRFTEDDIRYLSEQEENYAPAFLEELLQFHFQGNVYSMKEGALIFPDEPLIRVEGTIMEAQLVETAILNFMNYQTLIATKASRIKQVAPNDILLEFGTRRAQEADAAVWGARAAYIGGFDATSNMLAGKMFGIPTKGTHAHSWVQSFSSEQEAFDAYAKVMPDEVTLLVDTFDTLRSGVPNAIRTAKKLEAQGKKMIGIRLDSGDLAYLSRQARNMLDEAGLDYVKIVASNDLDENTIMDLKLQGAAIDTWGVGTQLITASDQPSLGGVYKLVEIESATGEMVPTIKISSNPEKVSTPGSKDVFRIIGKNGKALADYICFPEEEAPRNGGRVKLFNPLHPYMHKYVERYEALPMLEPIYVNGFQVYTLPDLNEVRRYHREQKDLFWPEYLRKLNPEVYRVNLSEKVWTNKQQLIAEHIQPEIE; encoded by the coding sequence TTGAAGAGAGAACTTGCGCTACATACAGATAAATATCAGATCAATATGATGTATGCTCACTGGGTGAATGGAAGCCATAAGCGAAAAGCTGTATTTGAAGCTTATTTCCGCAAGTTACCTTTCGGAAACGGCTATGCCGTGTTCGCAGGATTAGAGCGTATCGTTGGGTACATCGGCGGTTTGCGTTTCACCGAAGATGATATCCGTTACTTGTCGGAGCAAGAAGAAAATTACGCTCCCGCTTTTTTGGAAGAACTGCTGCAATTTCATTTTCAGGGCAATGTTTATTCGATGAAAGAAGGGGCGTTGATTTTTCCGGATGAGCCACTAATCCGTGTGGAAGGGACGATCATGGAAGCGCAGCTGGTGGAGACCGCCATTCTGAACTTCATGAACTACCAGACGCTGATCGCTACGAAGGCTTCCCGAATTAAGCAGGTGGCTCCGAATGATATTCTGCTGGAGTTTGGTACCCGACGGGCACAAGAAGCGGATGCGGCGGTCTGGGGCGCTAGAGCGGCTTATATCGGCGGCTTTGATGCAACCTCTAACATGCTAGCAGGTAAAATGTTTGGCATCCCTACCAAAGGTACACATGCGCATTCTTGGGTTCAGAGCTTCAGCAGCGAGCAGGAAGCTTTTGATGCTTATGCCAAGGTGATGCCTGATGAAGTTACACTATTAGTTGATACCTTCGATACGTTGCGCAGTGGTGTGCCGAATGCGATTAGAACCGCCAAAAAGCTTGAAGCTCAAGGTAAAAAGATGATCGGTATCCGCTTAGACAGCGGTGACTTAGCCTATCTATCCCGGCAGGCGCGGAACATGCTGGATGAAGCTGGGCTCGATTATGTGAAGATTGTGGCATCCAATGATTTGGATGAGAATACAATCATGGATCTGAAGCTGCAAGGTGCAGCCATCGACACGTGGGGCGTAGGCACACAATTGATTACGGCTTCGGATCAACCCTCTTTGGGTGGGGTCTATAAGCTGGTAGAAATTGAGTCCGCAACGGGAGAAATGGTACCGACGATCAAGATTTCTTCTAACCCTGAAAAAGTATCCACGCCAGGCAGCAAGGACGTATTCCGGATTATCGGGAAAAATGGCAAAGCGCTAGCAGATTATATCTGCTTCCCGGAAGAGGAAGCTCCGCGCAACGGCGGTCGGGTGAAGCTGTTTAATCCGCTGCATCCATACATGCACAAGTATGTGGAGCGCTATGAAGCGCTGCCTATGCTTGAGCCGATCTATGTGAACGGCTTCCAGGTCTATACTTTGCCGGATCTGAATGAAGTTCGCCGTTACCATCGGGAGCAGAAGGATCTGTTCTGGCCGGAATATCTGCGTAAGCTCAATCCTGAGGTGTACCGGGTGAATCTGAGTGAGAAGGTCTGGACCAACAAGCAACAATTGATCGCGGAGCATATTCAGCCGGAGATCGAGTAG
- a CDS encoding cysteine hydrolase family protein encodes MRALIVIDFTNDFVNGNLPVGQPAIDIEPRISQLTSEFVQNGDYVVMAVDLHEDNDPYHPESKLFPPHNVRGTEGRELYGSLKTVYEADQDSIYWMDKTRYSAFSGTDLEIKLRERGITDLHLIGVCTDICVLHTAVDAYNKGFIITLHEDAVASFNADGHKWALNHFRGSLGADVVKA; translated from the coding sequence ATGAGAGCACTAATAGTAATTGACTTTACCAATGATTTTGTCAATGGGAATTTACCGGTTGGGCAGCCTGCAATCGACATCGAGCCAAGAATCAGCCAATTAACATCTGAGTTTGTCCAAAATGGCGATTATGTTGTAATGGCTGTAGATTTACATGAAGACAATGATCCTTATCATCCTGAGAGTAAACTGTTTCCACCTCACAATGTACGAGGGACTGAGGGGCGGGAGCTTTATGGAAGTCTGAAAACTGTTTATGAAGCTGACCAGGATTCCATCTATTGGATGGACAAAACTCGATATAGCGCTTTTAGTGGAACCGATCTAGAGATCAAGCTGCGGGAACGTGGCATTACTGACCTTCATTTGATTGGTGTATGTACAGATATATGTGTTTTGCACACTGCGGTGGATGCATATAACAAAGGTTTTATTATTACTTTGCACGAAGATGCGGTCGCCAGCTTCAACGCGGATGGACATAAATGGGCACTAAATCATTTCCGGGGAAGTTTAGGAGCAGACGTTGTTAAGGCATAA
- a CDS encoding NUDIX domain-containing protein gives MSDNGELTYNAKKYRTPDGVPADIVMFTLTKRERKTVTKTLPLRELKVMLIRRKKWPCAGMWALPGGFCQEDESIYDAATRELKEETGVDGGHLEYLGVYSTPGRDPRGWIISHAFFALVEEWMLEQRQASDDAGEVGLFTLQEALEELELAFDHHEIIKDAYVRIQQQMLQTTIARQFLPRHFTLSELYQVIQTVVPEFKEPNFIRKITSTRSRQGILKEVRDEEGNALSSNQYSQRPAQLYMFTDHEPLLSIYT, from the coding sequence ATGAGCGACAATGGGGAATTAACCTATAACGCCAAAAAATATCGTACACCGGATGGTGTTCCGGCCGACATTGTAATGTTTACACTGACCAAACGCGAACGGAAGACGGTCACTAAGACGCTGCCTTTACGTGAATTAAAGGTAATGTTAATTAGACGGAAAAAATGGCCATGTGCAGGCATGTGGGCTCTACCAGGCGGATTCTGTCAGGAAGATGAGTCTATTTATGATGCTGCAACTCGTGAGCTGAAAGAAGAGACCGGTGTCGATGGAGGTCACTTAGAATATCTTGGAGTTTATAGTACACCTGGCCGCGACCCTCGGGGATGGATAATCAGCCATGCCTTTTTCGCCTTAGTAGAAGAGTGGATGCTGGAACAAAGACAAGCTTCCGACGATGCGGGTGAAGTGGGTTTATTTACGTTGCAGGAAGCGTTAGAAGAACTGGAGCTCGCTTTTGACCACCATGAAATCATCAAGGATGCATACGTACGTATCCAACAGCAAATGCTGCAGACAACGATAGCAAGACAGTTTTTGCCTAGGCATTTTACGCTAAGTGAGCTTTATCAGGTGATTCAGACAGTAGTGCCGGAATTTAAAGAGCCAAATTTTATTCGTAAAATCACGTCAACACGCAGCCGTCAGGGTATATTAAAAGAAGTGAGAGATGAAGAGGGCAATGCACTCAGCTCCAATCAATACTCACAACGCCCGGCTCAGCTGTATATGTTTACAGATCACGAGCCATTGTTGTCCATTTATACGTAG
- a CDS encoding RicAFT regulatory complex protein RicA family protein produces the protein MSTEEQRLNKYGMKTYNTRDLIVREDIMGKAKELASLISTSEEVRHFQQAEQKILNHERVQGLIATIKKKQKEIVAFESFNNKDMVAKIEREIEVLQDEIDGIPVVNEFQQSQSDINYLLQLVISVIRDTVSEKINVEAGTEAPPTTCG, from the coding sequence ATGAGTACGGAAGAACAACGGTTGAATAAATATGGAATGAAGACTTATAATACTCGTGATCTGATCGTTCGCGAGGATATTATGGGCAAAGCTAAAGAATTAGCGTCATTAATCTCAACCAGCGAAGAGGTTCGCCATTTTCAGCAGGCGGAGCAAAAAATTCTTAATCACGAGCGTGTGCAAGGACTGATTGCAACCATTAAGAAAAAACAAAAAGAAATCGTGGCCTTCGAAAGCTTCAATAATAAAGATATGGTCGCCAAAATTGAACGTGAAATTGAAGTGCTGCAAGATGAGATCGACGGTATTCCTGTCGTCAATGAATTTCAGCAAAGCCAGAGCGATATTAATTATTTGCTCCAGCTAGTAATTTCCGTGATTAGAGATACCGTTTCGGAAAAAATAAATGTGGAAGCCGGCACCGAAGCGCCTCCGACCACATGCGGATAA
- the miaB gene encoding tRNA (N6-isopentenyl adenosine(37)-C2)-methylthiotransferase MiaB, with protein sequence MTKGNHNSPDLKSGKGSKDYSKYFDFSDAKVISEEEGKVTYRIKGRNVQINSQPDYKEGKRRGKEEIEVHYDFEIPEEMQNFGVGKYYHITTYGCQMNEHDTETMKGLLEQMGYRSVADRNDADLILLNTCAIRENAEDKVFGELGHLKNLKIEKPGLLLGVCGCMSQEEGVVNRIMSKHGFVDMIFGTHNIHRLPHLIKEAVFSKELVVEVWSKEGDIIENLPKKREGMRAWVNIMYGCDKFCTYCIVPFTRGKERSRRPEDVIAEVRELARQGFKEVTLLGQNVNAYGKDFTDIDYTFGNLMDDMRLIDIPRIRFMTSHPRDFDDKLIEVLGKGGNLVEHIHLPVQSGSTAVLKKMSRKYTREAYLELVRKIKISVPNAVLSTDIIVGFPGETDEQFEDTLSLVREVGYDMAYTFIYSPREGTPAAAMEDNVPMSVKSERLQRLNDLIKENSRIINDRMLGEVVEVLVEGESKNNSEVLSGRSRANKLVHFEGPKELIGTFVNVRITDTKTWYIKGDIVVEAAAVH encoded by the coding sequence ATGACAAAGGGGAACCACAACTCACCGGACTTAAAATCCGGCAAGGGTTCTAAGGATTATTCGAAATATTTTGATTTTAGTGATGCAAAGGTAATTAGTGAAGAAGAAGGTAAGGTTACTTACCGGATTAAAGGAAGAAATGTGCAAATTAATAGCCAGCCTGACTATAAAGAAGGAAAACGGCGCGGCAAGGAAGAAATAGAAGTGCATTATGATTTCGAGATTCCTGAAGAGATGCAGAATTTCGGAGTGGGCAAATATTATCATATAACGACTTATGGCTGCCAAATGAATGAGCATGACACGGAAACGATGAAGGGCCTATTGGAACAGATGGGCTACCGCAGTGTCGCTGACCGTAATGACGCGGATCTCATTTTGCTGAATACTTGTGCGATTCGGGAGAACGCCGAGGATAAGGTATTTGGAGAGCTAGGACATCTTAAGAACCTGAAGATCGAGAAGCCGGGTCTGTTGTTAGGGGTATGCGGTTGCATGTCCCAAGAGGAAGGCGTAGTCAACCGGATTATGTCAAAGCATGGCTTCGTGGATATGATCTTCGGTACGCATAATATTCACAGATTGCCACACCTCATTAAAGAAGCGGTATTTAGTAAAGAGCTTGTGGTTGAGGTATGGTCTAAAGAAGGCGACATTATTGAGAACTTGCCGAAGAAGCGGGAAGGCATGCGCGCTTGGGTGAACATTATGTATGGCTGTGATAAGTTCTGCACGTATTGCATCGTACCGTTTACACGCGGTAAAGAACGCAGTCGTCGTCCAGAGGACGTTATCGCTGAGGTGAGAGAGCTTGCCCGCCAAGGCTTCAAGGAAGTAACGTTGCTGGGGCAGAACGTAAATGCTTACGGTAAAGATTTTACAGACATTGATTACACTTTCGGTAACCTGATGGATGATATGCGTCTGATTGATATTCCGCGCATTCGCTTTATGACATCGCATCCGCGAGATTTTGACGATAAATTGATTGAGGTTTTAGGCAAAGGCGGCAACTTGGTGGAGCATATCCATCTGCCGGTTCAATCGGGAAGTACTGCCGTTCTTAAGAAAATGAGCCGTAAATATACCCGGGAAGCTTATCTGGAATTAGTACGCAAGATTAAGATAAGTGTGCCGAATGCTGTATTAAGTACTGATATTATCGTTGGTTTCCCTGGGGAGACTGATGAGCAATTTGAAGATACCCTATCGCTTGTGCGTGAGGTTGGGTATGATATGGCATATACGTTCATTTATTCTCCACGGGAAGGCACACCAGCAGCGGCGATGGAAGATAACGTACCGATGTCGGTGAAGAGTGAACGTCTGCAAAGATTAAATGATCTCATCAAAGAGAACAGCCGGATCATTAATGACCGGATGCTGGGTGAAGTTGTAGAGGTGCTGGTTGAAGGGGAGAGTAAGAATAACTCCGAAGTCCTTTCTGGCCGTTCCCGAGCTAACAAGCTGGTCCATTTTGAAGGTCCGAAGGAGCTTATCGGCACATTTGTAAACGTGAGAATTACAGATACCAAAACATGGTACATTAAAGGGGATATTGTGGTTGAGGCCGCAGCTGTTCATTAA